The following proteins are co-located in the Anomalospiza imberbis isolate Cuckoo-Finch-1a 21T00152 chromosome 1, ASM3175350v1, whole genome shotgun sequence genome:
- the CRH gene encoding corticoliberin: MKIPLLVSTGILLVALLPCQECRALSKSPAPAPGALHQPDFFQQQQRQQQQQQQQTLPVLLRMGEEYFLRLDNLHKRPVGSFSASSSGTSHLQPEASASNFFRAAVQQLQQLPERSPGNREDGEAEGEAVEREKRSEEPPISLDLTFHLLREVLEMARAEQLAQQAHSNRKLMEIIGK, translated from the coding sequence ATGAAGATCCCGCTGCTGGTCTCCACGGGAATCCTGCTGGTcgccctcctgccctgccaggagtgcagagctctcagcaagAGCCCGGCACCCGCCCCTGGGGCTCTGCACCAGCCAGAtttcttccagcagcagcagcgacagcagcagcagcagcagcagcaaactctGCCCGTCCTGCTCCGCATGGGAGAAGAGTATTTCCTGCGCCTGGACAACCTTCACAAGAGACCCGTTGGCTCTTTCTCCGCCTCCTCCAGCGGCACCAGCCACCTACAGCCCGAAGCCTCCGCCAGCAACTTTTTCCGGGCGGCGGTtcaacagctgcagcagctgcccgAGCGCTCGCCGGGGAACCGAGAGGACGGCGAAGCCGAGGGTGAGGCGGTGGAGAGGGAGAAGCGATCCGAGGAGCCCCCTATTTCTCTGGATCTGACTTTCCACCTCCTGCGAGAAGTCTTGGAGATGGCCCGAGCCGAGCAGTTAGCGCAGCAAGCTCACAGCAACAGGAAACTGATGGAGATAATCGGGAAGTGA